The following coding sequences are from one Kushneria phosphatilytica window:
- the folP gene encoding dihydropteroate synthase, with amino-acid sequence MLPIDLETPRVMGILNVTPDSFSDGGRHQVPDAALRQAEAMLTDGAALIDIGGESTRPGASPVSLQEEQDRVLPVLERLVADLGAAVSVDTSAPEVMREAARLGAVMINDVRSLRRPGALEAAAESRLDICLMHMVGEPDTMQQQPHYDVPIERAVIDFLQARLEACREAGIDDERLVIDPGFGFAKTLAHNLRLMNRLECLQELKRPMLVGTSRKGMIGRVVERDVSERIPGGLALTTLAIRAGARIIRTHDVAPTVDVVRMTRAVVQEGREQ; translated from the coding sequence ATGTTGCCGATCGATCTCGAAACGCCCCGAGTCATGGGGATTCTCAATGTGACGCCCGATTCCTTTTCGGATGGTGGCCGACATCAGGTGCCGGATGCAGCGCTGCGCCAGGCCGAGGCCATGCTGACCGATGGCGCCGCGCTGATCGACATTGGCGGTGAGTCTACCCGCCCTGGCGCCTCGCCGGTCAGTCTGCAGGAGGAGCAGGATCGGGTGTTACCGGTGCTCGAGCGCCTGGTGGCAGACCTGGGGGCTGCTGTTTCCGTGGATACCAGTGCTCCCGAGGTCATGCGGGAAGCAGCACGACTTGGCGCCGTCATGATTAACGATGTCCGCTCGTTGCGCCGTCCCGGGGCGCTGGAGGCGGCTGCCGAAAGCAGGCTTGATATCTGTCTGATGCATATGGTCGGCGAGCCCGATACCATGCAGCAGCAGCCTCATTACGATGTACCGATTGAACGTGCCGTCATCGATTTTCTGCAGGCACGACTCGAAGCGTGCCGAGAAGCGGGTATTGACGATGAACGGCTGGTTATCGATCCGGGGTTCGGGTTTGCGAAGACGCTTGCGCACAACCTGCGCCTGATGAATCGACTAGAGTGTTTGCAGGAATTGAAACGGCCGATGCTGGTCGGTACTTCCCGCAAGGGCATGATCGGTCGGGTGGTCGAGCGTGATGTCTCGGAACGCATCCCGGGCGGTCTGGCTCTGACAACGCTGGCCATACGCGCTGGCGCACGAATCATTCGAACGCATGATGTGGCCCCGACAGTAGATGTGGTGCGCATGACGCGGGCCGTCGTGCAGGAAGGCAGAGAGCAATGA
- the ftsH gene encoding ATP-dependent zinc metalloprotease FtsH produces the protein MNDMAKNLILWLIIAAVLLTVFNNFSVDNAPQSMNYSQFVQQVQNDSINKVTIDGYTIRGERKDGSDFQTIRPATEDPKLMDDLLSHNVTVEGKKPDEPSIWSRLLIASFPILIILAIFLFFMRQMQGGGAGKGGPMSFGKSKAKLLSHENIKTTFKDVAGCDEAKEEVEELVDYLRDPGKFQRLGGQIPRGVLMVGPPGTGKTLLAKAIAGEAKVPFFTISGSDFVEMFVGVGASRVRDMFEQAKKQSPCIIFIDEIDAVGRSRGSGMGGGHDEREQTLNQLLVEMDGFEANEGIIVIAATNRPDVLDPALLRPGRFDRQVTVGLPDIRGREHILGVHLRKVPLAEDVKPEMIARGTPGFSGADLANVVNEAALFAARKNRRLVGMSELEMAKDKIMMGAEKRSMVMNEKEKRNTAYHESGHAIIGLLMPEHDPVYKVTIIPRGRALGVTMFLPNEDRYSYTRQQLISQICSLFGGRIAEEMTLGPNGVTTGASNDIKRATELAHNMVAKWGLSAEMGPLMYDEDESHQFLGGPGQGGSKFSSPETSTRLDKEVRRIIDECYQQARQILEDNRDKLDNMAEALVKYETIDTDQIRDIMEGRDPRPPKDTNDGGPSGGAQADAASDSDTGEEEGDDGRRRPSDPLGGTAGQ, from the coding sequence TTGAACGACATGGCGAAGAACCTGATTCTCTGGTTGATCATCGCGGCAGTGTTGCTGACGGTGTTCAACAACTTCAGCGTCGACAATGCCCCGCAATCGATGAACTACTCCCAGTTCGTCCAGCAGGTGCAGAACGACAGCATCAACAAGGTCACCATTGATGGCTATACCATCCGCGGTGAGCGCAAGGACGGTTCTGACTTTCAGACCATCCGGCCTGCCACCGAGGATCCGAAGCTGATGGATGACCTCCTCAGTCACAACGTGACGGTCGAGGGCAAGAAACCTGATGAGCCCAGCATCTGGTCGCGATTGCTGATCGCCAGTTTCCCGATTCTGATCATTCTGGCCATATTCCTGTTCTTCATGCGACAGATGCAGGGGGGTGGTGCCGGCAAGGGTGGGCCGATGAGCTTCGGCAAGTCCAAGGCCAAACTGCTCTCTCACGAGAACATCAAGACCACCTTCAAGGATGTTGCCGGCTGCGATGAGGCCAAGGAAGAGGTCGAGGAACTGGTCGACTATCTGCGTGATCCCGGCAAGTTTCAGCGGCTGGGGGGGCAGATACCACGCGGGGTGCTGATGGTAGGGCCGCCCGGTACCGGCAAGACCCTGCTGGCCAAGGCAATTGCCGGCGAGGCCAAGGTACCGTTTTTCACCATTTCCGGTTCGGATTTCGTCGAGATGTTCGTCGGCGTGGGCGCCTCCCGTGTTCGCGACATGTTCGAACAGGCCAAGAAGCAGTCGCCATGTATCATCTTCATCGATGAAATTGATGCTGTCGGCCGTTCGCGTGGCTCGGGCATGGGGGGTGGCCATGATGAGCGTGAGCAGACGCTCAACCAGCTGCTAGTGGAAATGGACGGTTTCGAGGCCAATGAAGGCATTATCGTGATCGCGGCCACCAATCGCCCTGACGTACTTGACCCTGCGCTGCTGCGTCCGGGACGCTTCGACCGGCAGGTGACGGTTGGGCTGCCCGACATCCGCGGCCGTGAGCATATTCTTGGCGTGCACCTTCGCAAGGTGCCGTTGGCCGAGGATGTCAAACCCGAAATGATCGCTCGTGGTACCCCGGGCTTCTCTGGTGCCGATCTGGCCAATGTGGTCAATGAGGCTGCCCTCTTTGCGGCGCGCAAGAACCGTCGGCTGGTGGGCATGAGTGAGCTCGAGATGGCCAAGGACAAGATCATGATGGGTGCCGAAAAGCGCTCAATGGTCATGAACGAGAAGGAAAAGCGTAATACGGCCTATCACGAATCGGGGCATGCCATCATCGGTCTGCTGATGCCCGAGCATGATCCGGTCTACAAGGTCACCATTATTCCGCGTGGCAGGGCACTGGGCGTGACCATGTTCCTCCCCAACGAGGATCGCTACAGTTATACCCGCCAGCAGCTCATTTCACAGATCTGTTCGCTGTTCGGCGGTCGTATTGCCGAAGAGATGACGTTGGGTCCCAATGGCGTGACGACCGGGGCCTCCAACGATATCAAGCGGGCGACCGAGCTGGCGCACAACATGGTGGCCAAGTGGGGGCTTTCCGCCGAGATGGGGCCGTTGATGTATGACGAGGATGAGTCACATCAGTTCCTTGGCGGGCCTGGTCAGGGTGGTAGCAAGTTCAGCTCGCCGGAGACCAGTACGCGCCTGGACAAGGAAGTACGGCGCATCATCGATGAGTGCTATCAGCAGGCTCGCCAGATCCTCGAGGATAATCGTGACAAACTCGATAACATGGCCGAGGCGCTGGTGAAGTACGAAACGATCGATACCGATCAGATTCGTGACATCATGGAAGGTCGTGACCCGAGGCCGCCCAAGGACACCAATGACGGTGGCCCCAGCGGTGGCGCCCAGGCTGATGCGGCCAGCGATAGCGATACTGGTGAGGAGGAAGGTGACGATGGCCGTCGTCGCCCCTCGGACCCGCTTGGAGGGACAGCAGGGCAGTAG
- the glmM gene encoding phosphoglucosamine mutase has translation MSRQYFGTDGIRGTVGVPPITADFVLRLGWAAGRVLARRYPRPRVIIGKDTRISGYMFESALEAGFSAAGVDVALLGPMPTPGIAYLTRTFRASAGVVISASHNAHQDNGIKFFSGEGTKFPDELEAEIEAELDGPLETVGPDRLGKAVRLDDAAGRYIEFCKSSVPGRFSLHGMKLVLDCANGATYHIAPNVFRELGADVTLLGTTPDGLNINQQVGSTSPEAMQSRVLAIGADLGIAFDGDGDRVIMCDASGRLIDGDDILYMIARDRQARGVLNGGVVGTLMSNFGLAAALEKLDIPFERARVGDRYVLERMEALGWRLGGESSGHIVCGDAQTTGDGIVSALQVLAIMIVEGCSLDSLMAGYEKAPQALVNVRLREGVDKDALLAAASLRSAVEQVEAELGDSGRVLLRPSGTEPLIRVMVEGRPHLDVQGLAQTIAAEIETGMAGTNH, from the coding sequence ATGAGTCGACAATATTTCGGCACTGATGGTATACGCGGCACTGTAGGGGTTCCCCCGATTACCGCAGATTTCGTACTACGTCTGGGTTGGGCCGCAGGCAGGGTTCTGGCGCGACGCTATCCACGTCCGAGAGTGATTATCGGCAAGGATACGCGCATTTCCGGGTACATGTTCGAGTCTGCCCTCGAGGCGGGATTCTCTGCGGCAGGGGTGGATGTAGCATTGCTGGGGCCGATGCCGACCCCGGGGATTGCCTATCTGACCCGGACCTTCCGCGCCAGCGCGGGGGTGGTGATCAGTGCTTCCCACAATGCCCACCAGGATAACGGCATCAAGTTTTTCTCCGGCGAAGGCACCAAGTTCCCCGATGAGCTTGAAGCCGAAATCGAAGCGGAGCTTGATGGCCCTCTGGAAACGGTTGGGCCCGACCGACTGGGCAAGGCGGTTCGTCTCGATGACGCGGCCGGGCGCTATATCGAGTTCTGCAAGTCCAGTGTGCCCGGGCGCTTCAGTCTGCATGGCATGAAGCTGGTCCTCGACTGTGCCAATGGTGCTACCTACCACATCGCGCCCAATGTCTTTCGTGAGCTGGGCGCGGATGTCACCCTGCTCGGCACGACGCCTGATGGGCTTAACATCAATCAGCAGGTCGGCTCGACTTCACCTGAGGCGATGCAGTCCCGGGTGCTTGCGATCGGGGCCGACCTGGGGATTGCCTTCGATGGTGATGGCGACCGGGTCATCATGTGTGATGCATCGGGTCGGCTGATTGATGGTGATGACATCCTTTACATGATTGCACGCGATCGTCAGGCGCGAGGAGTCCTGAATGGTGGGGTGGTCGGTACGCTGATGAGCAACTTCGGGCTGGCCGCGGCACTTGAAAAGCTGGATATTCCCTTCGAGCGCGCCAGGGTCGGTGACCGTTATGTGCTTGAGCGCATGGAGGCGCTGGGCTGGCGGCTGGGAGGCGAATCTTCCGGGCATATTGTCTGCGGTGATGCGCAGACCACTGGTGACGGTATCGTCTCTGCCCTGCAGGTATTGGCCATCATGATTGTGGAAGGATGCTCCCTGGACTCGCTGATGGCCGGCTACGAAAAGGCACCTCAGGCGCTGGTCAATGTCAGGCTCAGGGAGGGCGTTGACAAGGATGCGCTGCTGGCAGCGGCTTCCTTGCGTTCGGCGGTAGAGCAGGTTGAAGCCGAGCTGGGTGATAGTGGTCGGGTACTGTTGCGCCCCTCCGGGACCGAACCTCTCATCAGGGTGATGGTTGAAGGCAGGCCACACCTTGATGTGCAGGGTCTGGCCCAGACCATTGCGGCCGAAATCGAGACCGGCATGGCTGGTACCAATCACTGA
- a CDS encoding YhbY family RNA-binding protein encodes MSLSAAQRKSLRSIGHQLHPIVQIAGNGLSEGVIGELERALNDHELVKISLAVEDRDERALAIASLAEQTRSEVVQSIGKTALLYRRNPRANPRLSNVARYSE; translated from the coding sequence ATGAGCCTGTCAGCGGCACAAAGAAAAAGCCTTCGCAGTATCGGGCACCAACTCCATCCGATTGTTCAGATCGCCGGTAACGGCCTCTCTGAAGGCGTTATCGGCGAACTGGAGCGCGCCCTGAACGATCACGAACTGGTCAAGATCAGCCTGGCCGTGGAGGATCGCGATGAGCGAGCACTGGCCATCGCCTCTCTGGCCGAACAGACGCGTTCGGAAGTCGTGCAAAGCATTGGCAAGACAGCCCTGCTCTATCGACGCAATCCGCGCGCCAACCCAAGGCTCTCCAACGTGGCACGTTACTCCGAATAA
- the carB gene encoding carbamoyl-phosphate synthase large subunit translates to MPKRTDLHSILIIGAGPIVIGQACEFDYSGAQACKALREEGYRVILVNSNPATIMTDPVMADATYIEPITREAVTRIIERERPDALLPTMGGQTALNCALELERHGVLERFGVEMIGANAQTIEKAEDRDLFDKAMKNIGLECPRARVAHAMDEAWEIQAELGFPTIIRPSYTMGGSGGGVAYNKEEFQEICERGFDLSSNHELLIDESLLGWKEYEMEVVRDKNDNCIIICAIENFDPMGVHTGDSITVAPAQTLTDKEYQIMRDASLAVLREIGVETGGSNVQFGIHPDTGRMVVIEMNPRVSRSSALASKATGFPIAKVAAKLAVGYTLDELQNDITGGATPASFEPALDYVVTKIPRFTFEKFPQANDRLTTQMKSVGEVMAIGRTFQESMQKALRGLEIGADGFNPKLTHFDGEAMAHLQGELQRPGADRIFYIGDAFRAGLSLDDVFAYTNIDRWFLIQVQELVEMEAEIARGNLADLDARRMFYYKRRGFSDARMAQLLDVSEHDLRGHRHALGIHPVYKRVDTCAAEFPTSTAYMYSTYEEECEANPTDRKKIMVLGGGPNRIGQGIEFDYCCVHAALAMREDGYETIMVNCNPETVSTDYDTSDRLYFEPVTLEDVLEIVAKEQPTGVIVQFGGQTPLKLARDLEAAGVPIIGTTPDAIDRAEDRERFQQMIQKLALKQPENATARSFEDAFVKAEKIGYPLVVRPSYVLGGRAMEIVYSADELENYMIHAVRVSNDSPVLLDHFLDAAIEVDIDAVSDGHEVVIGGIMQHIEQAGVHSGDSACSLPPYSLPAEVQDRMREQVRLMALELNVVGLMNVQLAWQNGEIHVIEVNPRASRTVPFVSKCIGRSLAQVAARCMAGKTLAEQDFTRELIPGYYSVKEAVFPFNKFPGVDPILTPEMKSTGEVMGSGETFAEAFYKAQLGAGEAIPRLEGDRCAFLSVRDPDKKAVIEVARSLLTLGFTLIATRGTARALSAAGLPVEPVNKVFEGRPHIVDKLKNDEVAYIVNTTEGRQAISDSSLIRRTALARKVPYATTLAGARAVCMALEYGNEITVRRLQELHAGASTS, encoded by the coding sequence ATGCCAAAACGTACCGACCTGCACAGCATCCTGATCATCGGCGCCGGCCCCATTGTCATTGGCCAGGCCTGTGAATTCGATTACTCCGGCGCCCAGGCCTGCAAGGCCCTGCGTGAGGAGGGTTACCGGGTCATCCTGGTGAACTCCAACCCGGCCACTATCATGACCGATCCGGTAATGGCAGATGCCACCTATATCGAGCCGATTACCCGCGAGGCGGTCACGCGCATCATCGAGCGCGAGCGTCCGGATGCCCTGCTACCCACCATGGGCGGCCAGACCGCATTGAACTGCGCACTCGAACTGGAGCGACACGGCGTACTCGAGCGCTTCGGGGTGGAGATGATCGGCGCCAACGCGCAGACCATCGAGAAGGCCGAGGATCGCGACCTGTTCGACAAGGCGATGAAGAACATCGGTCTGGAGTGCCCCCGGGCGCGGGTGGCGCACGCCATGGATGAAGCCTGGGAGATTCAGGCGGAGCTGGGATTTCCTACCATTATTCGTCCTTCCTACACGATGGGGGGCTCCGGCGGTGGGGTGGCCTATAACAAGGAAGAGTTCCAGGAGATCTGTGAGCGCGGATTCGATCTTTCCAGTAACCATGAGTTGCTGATCGACGAGTCGCTGCTGGGCTGGAAAGAGTACGAAATGGAGGTGGTGCGGGATAAAAACGACAATTGCATCATTATCTGTGCCATCGAGAACTTCGATCCGATGGGGGTGCATACCGGAGACTCGATTACGGTAGCGCCGGCGCAGACGCTGACCGATAAGGAGTACCAGATCATGCGCGACGCCTCATTGGCGGTGTTGCGCGAGATTGGCGTCGAGACCGGCGGCTCCAACGTTCAGTTCGGCATCCATCCCGACACCGGGCGCATGGTGGTGATCGAGATGAACCCCAGGGTGTCGCGTTCCTCGGCGCTGGCCTCCAAGGCGACCGGCTTCCCGATTGCCAAGGTCGCTGCCAAGCTGGCGGTGGGCTATACCCTCGATGAGTTGCAAAACGATATTACCGGTGGCGCCACGCCGGCCTCATTCGAGCCGGCACTGGATTATGTAGTCACCAAGATTCCGCGTTTCACCTTCGAGAAATTCCCGCAGGCCAACGATCGGCTGACCACCCAGATGAAATCGGTGGGTGAGGTCATGGCGATCGGTCGTACCTTTCAGGAGTCGATGCAAAAGGCGCTGCGTGGTCTGGAAATCGGTGCCGACGGCTTCAATCCGAAGCTGACGCACTTCGATGGCGAGGCCATGGCCCATCTGCAGGGCGAGTTGCAGCGACCCGGCGCCGATCGAATCTTCTATATCGGTGATGCCTTCCGCGCAGGGCTGTCGCTTGATGATGTCTTTGCCTATACCAATATCGATCGCTGGTTTCTGATCCAGGTCCAGGAGCTGGTCGAAATGGAGGCCGAAATTGCCCGCGGCAATCTGGCCGATCTCGATGCGCGGCGGATGTTCTACTACAAGCGGCGTGGTTTCAGTGATGCACGCATGGCGCAGCTGCTGGATGTTTCCGAGCATGATCTGCGCGGTCATCGCCATGCACTTGGCATCCATCCCGTCTACAAGCGGGTAGACACCTGCGCTGCCGAGTTTCCCACTTCAACGGCCTACATGTATTCCACCTACGAGGAGGAGTGCGAGGCCAATCCGACTGATCGTAAGAAGATCATGGTGCTTGGCGGTGGGCCCAATCGCATCGGTCAGGGCATCGAATTCGATTACTGCTGCGTGCATGCGGCACTGGCGATGCGTGAGGATGGTTACGAGACCATCATGGTCAACTGTAACCCGGAAACGGTCTCTACGGATTACGACACCTCTGATCGGCTCTACTTCGAGCCGGTTACGCTGGAAGATGTGCTGGAGATTGTGGCGAAGGAGCAGCCGACCGGGGTGATCGTCCAGTTCGGCGGCCAGACACCGCTCAAGCTGGCGCGCGATCTGGAAGCGGCCGGTGTACCGATCATTGGGACTACTCCGGATGCCATTGACCGTGCCGAGGATCGCGAGCGTTTTCAGCAGATGATTCAGAAGCTGGCGCTGAAACAGCCCGAGAATGCTACTGCGCGCAGCTTCGAGGATGCCTTCGTCAAGGCCGAGAAGATCGGCTATCCGCTGGTGGTTCGGCCCAGTTATGTGCTGGGGGGCCGAGCGATGGAGATCGTTTATAGTGCCGATGAGCTCGAGAACTACATGATTCACGCAGTGCGGGTGTCCAACGACAGCCCGGTGCTGCTTGATCACTTTCTCGATGCCGCCATCGAAGTGGATATCGATGCGGTCAGTGACGGTCACGAGGTCGTGATTGGCGGCATCATGCAGCATATCGAGCAGGCCGGGGTGCATTCGGGAGACAGTGCCTGTTCGCTGCCGCCCTATTCGCTGCCTGCCGAAGTACAGGATCGCATGCGCGAGCAGGTTCGGCTCATGGCGCTGGAGCTCAACGTGGTGGGGCTGATGAACGTGCAGCTCGCCTGGCAGAATGGCGAAATCCATGTGATCGAGGTCAACCCGCGTGCCTCGCGTACCGTGCCCTTCGTCTCCAAGTGCATCGGCCGCTCGCTGGCCCAGGTGGCTGCGCGCTGCATGGCCGGTAAAACGCTCGCCGAGCAGGATTTTACCCGCGAACTCATTCCGGGATACTACAGCGTCAAGGAAGCCGTGTTCCCGTTCAACAAGTTCCCGGGTGTGGATCCCATCCTGACGCCGGAAATGAAGTCGACCGGAGAGGTAATGGGTAGCGGTGAAACCTTTGCCGAGGCCTTCTACAAGGCACAGCTTGGAGCCGGTGAGGCGATCCCACGGCTTGAGGGGGATCGTTGTGCCTTTCTGTCGGTGCGTGATCCTGACAAGAAGGCCGTTATCGAGGTGGCTCGCTCTCTGCTAACATTGGGCTTCACGCTGATTGCGACCCGGGGAACAGCCCGGGCCCTGAGCGCCGCCGGGTTGCCGGTGGAACCGGTTAACAAGGTATTTGAAGGCCGCCCGCACATCGTCGACAAGCTCAAGAACGATGAGGTGGCTTATATTGTCAATACCACCGAAGGCCGCCAGGCGATCAGCGATTCATCCCTGATTCGGCGCACTGCACTGGCACGCAAGGTACCCTATGCCACTACGCTGGCCGGGGCCCGAGCGGTATGCATGGCGCTTGAATATGGCAACGAGATTACAGTGCGCAGGCTTCAGGAGCTGCACGCAGGAGCAAGCACATCATGA
- the tpiA gene encoding triose-phosphate isomerase gives MRKPLIAGNWKMNGSLALLERFGSALSGSALSDRVDVALITPFPYLVPALQTFRDRSVGIGAQTLNPAPDGALTGEVSGPMLQDCGVRYVLAGHSERRTLFGENDQDVSMRVTAALAHGLTPILCIGETLEQRDANRVEEVVLSQVTTVFDTLEPAERHRVIIAYEPVWAIGTGRTATPEQAQAVHALIRQRLAEYDSTLATDMRLLYGGSMKPDNAGELLAQPDIDGGLIGGASLKPDDFLSICYAAG, from the coding sequence ATGCGCAAGCCTCTGATTGCGGGTAACTGGAAAATGAACGGTTCACTGGCCCTGCTGGAGCGCTTCGGTTCAGCGCTTTCCGGCTCGGCGCTATCTGACAGGGTGGATGTGGCGCTTATTACGCCCTTCCCCTATCTGGTTCCAGCGCTGCAAACCTTCCGTGATCGTTCTGTAGGTATTGGCGCCCAGACGCTCAATCCGGCGCCTGATGGTGCCCTGACAGGTGAGGTCAGTGGTCCCATGCTGCAGGATTGTGGCGTGCGCTATGTGCTGGCTGGTCATTCAGAGCGGCGTACCCTGTTTGGCGAGAACGATCAGGATGTGAGTATGCGTGTCACCGCAGCTCTGGCACATGGGCTGACCCCGATTCTGTGCATCGGCGAGACGCTTGAACAGCGCGACGCGAATCGCGTCGAAGAAGTGGTGCTGAGTCAGGTGACGACGGTTTTTGATACGCTTGAACCGGCTGAGCGTCATCGGGTGATCATTGCCTATGAGCCTGTCTGGGCAATCGGTACCGGCCGTACAGCGACGCCTGAACAGGCGCAGGCAGTGCATGCGCTGATCCGCCAGCGACTGGCGGAATATGACAGCACTCTCGCCACGGATATGCGGCTGCTCTACGGGGGCAGCATGAAGCCGGATAATGCGGGTGAGCTGCTGGCTCAGCCGGATATCGACGGCGGACTCATCGGCGGGGCATCGCTCAAGCCCGACGATTTTCTCTCCATTTGTTACGCAGCAGGTTAA
- the carA gene encoding glutamine-hydrolyzing carbamoyl-phosphate synthase small subunit: protein MIKPAILALEDGSVFHGQSIGADGLTSGEVVFNTAMTGYQEILTDPSYSRQIVTLTYPHIGNTGINDEDIESTRIQASGLVIRDLPRLVSNFRSVRSLDEYLRAQNVVGIADIDTRRLTRLLRDKGAQNGAILAGAEAEGDEAEERALAAAREFPGLKGMDLADQASVTDIADWHAGEWTLGAGHADFVGRERPWHVVAYDYGTKHNIFRMLTSRGCRLTIVPARTPASRVMELQPDGVFLANGPGDPEPCDYAIEAIREILETGTPVFGICLGHQLLALASGARTVKMRQGHHGANHPVLDLATGHVMITSQNHGFAADEATLPANVRATHRSLFDGTLQGIERTDCPAFSFQGHPEASPGPHDMALLFDRFVSMMAARRQAA from the coding sequence TTGATCAAACCTGCGATACTGGCGCTCGAGGATGGCAGCGTGTTTCATGGTCAGTCCATCGGGGCTGACGGACTGACCAGTGGCGAGGTGGTGTTCAATACCGCCATGACCGGTTATCAGGAAATCCTCACCGACCCCTCCTATTCTCGCCAGATTGTCACCCTGACTTATCCGCATATCGGTAATACCGGCATCAATGACGAGGATATCGAATCCACGCGCATTCAGGCGTCCGGACTGGTCATTCGCGATCTGCCACGTCTGGTCAGCAACTTCCGCAGCGTGCGTTCGCTTGATGAATATCTGCGCGCCCAGAATGTGGTTGGCATCGCTGATATCGATACCCGTCGGCTGACCCGGCTGCTGCGCGACAAGGGGGCGCAGAATGGGGCCATTCTCGCAGGCGCCGAGGCCGAGGGCGACGAAGCCGAGGAACGAGCGTTGGCGGCGGCCAGGGAGTTCCCCGGGCTCAAGGGCATGGATCTTGCCGATCAGGCCAGTGTGACCGATATCGCTGACTGGCATGCCGGGGAGTGGACGCTGGGCGCCGGTCATGCCGACTTCGTCGGGCGTGAGCGCCCCTGGCATGTGGTGGCCTATGACTACGGCACCAAGCACAATATCTTTCGCATGCTGACCAGTCGTGGCTGCCGTCTGACGATCGTGCCAGCTCGCACGCCGGCCAGCCGGGTCATGGAGCTGCAGCCCGATGGCGTGTTCCTGGCCAATGGTCCCGGCGATCCGGAACCCTGTGATTACGCCATCGAAGCGATTCGCGAGATTCTCGAAACCGGAACCCCTGTATTCGGTATCTGCCTGGGCCATCAGCTGCTGGCGCTGGCCTCCGGTGCACGCACGGTGAAGATGAGACAGGGTCATCACGGCGCCAATCACCCGGTACTCGACCTGGCGACCGGTCATGTGATGATTACCAGTCAGAACCATGGTTTTGCCGCCGATGAGGCGACTCTGCCTGCCAATGTACGTGCGACTCACCGCTCGCTGTTCGATGGCACCCTGCAGGGTATCGAGCGGACCGACTGCCCGGCCTTCAGCTTTCAGGGCCATCCCGAGGCGAGCCCCGGGCCGCATGATATGGCGCTGCTGTTCGATCGTTTCGTGTCGATGATGGCGGCCCGTCGCCAGGCTGCCTGA
- the rlmE gene encoding 23S rRNA (uridine(2552)-2'-O)-methyltransferase RlmE, with amino-acid sequence MREHFSDEHVQRSWADGYRSRASYKLLEIDRRDRLLKPGMTAVDLGAAPGGWTQVLAERIGDQGMIIASDILEMDPVPGVTFLKGDFTEESVLEDMLAALEGRAVDLIVSDMAPNMSGQAAIDQPGAMYLVELALDLTGRILRPGGDFLVKVFQGEGFDDYLGDMRRRFDRVMTRKPEASRARSREVYLLGRGFRG; translated from the coding sequence ATGAGGGAACATTTCAGCGATGAGCATGTCCAGCGCAGCTGGGCTGATGGCTACCGCTCACGAGCCAGCTACAAGCTGCTCGAAATCGATCGACGTGACCGGCTGCTCAAGCCGGGCATGACGGCGGTTGATCTCGGCGCGGCGCCAGGCGGCTGGACCCAGGTGCTGGCCGAACGTATCGGCGATCAAGGGATGATTATCGCATCCGATATTCTTGAAATGGATCCTGTGCCGGGCGTCACCTTTCTTAAGGGTGACTTTACCGAGGAGTCGGTGCTGGAGGATATGCTGGCAGCACTGGAGGGACGCGCCGTGGATCTTATCGTATCCGACATGGCCCCCAATATGAGCGGTCAGGCCGCTATCGACCAGCCCGGTGCCATGTATCTGGTAGAGCTGGCGCTTGATCTGACCGGTCGGATTCTCCGGCCCGGCGGCGATTTTCTGGTCAAGGTCTTTCAGGGTGAGGGGTTCGACGACTACCTTGGGGACATGCGCCGGCGCTTTGACCGGGTCATGACGCGCAAGCCCGAAGCCTCCCGCGCCCGTTCAAGGGAAGTTTATCTGCTGGGACGGGGATTCAGGGGATGA
- the greA gene encoding transcription elongation factor GreA, protein MNKVPMTVYGEQALREELNRLKTEDRPQVIAAIAEAREHGDLKENAEYHAAREQQGFIEGRIQEIESKLASAQVIDVTKIDKTGKVIFGTTVTLMNLDTDEEVRYRIVGEDEADIKEGKISVTSPIARALIGKEEGDVVTVSTPGGEVEYEISLVEHL, encoded by the coding sequence ATGAACAAGGTCCCGATGACCGTCTACGGTGAACAGGCGCTCAGGGAAGAGCTGAATCGGCTCAAGACCGAAGATCGTCCGCAGGTGATCGCGGCTATCGCGGAAGCGCGCGAGCACGGCGATCTCAAGGAGAATGCCGAATATCATGCGGCTCGCGAACAGCAGGGCTTCATCGAGGGGCGTATTCAGGAAATCGAATCCAAGCTCGCCTCGGCCCAGGTGATCGATGTCACAAAAATCGACAAGACCGGCAAGGTGATCTTCGGTACGACCGTTACGCTGATGAATCTCGATACCGACGAAGAAGTCCGCTACCGGATCGTCGGCGAGGATGAAGCCGATATCAAGGAAGGCAAGATATCGGTGACTTCTCCCATCGCTCGGGCACTGATCGGCAAGGAAGAAGGTGATGTCGTCACTGTCTCCACGCCGGGTGGCGAGGTCGAGTACGAGATCAGTCTGGTCGAGCATCTCTGA